A window of Ruminococcus champanellensis 18P13 = JCM 17042 contains these coding sequences:
- a CDS encoding TIGR00282 family metallophosphoesterase, translating to MQILFIGDVVGKSGCRYLERTLPELRRQYGADVTIVNGENSAPGNGITTASAQQIFQCGADLITTGNHAFQRRDSLAIFERRDVLRPANYPEGCPGHGVEILDLGRCRVAVLNLMGTVFLEALDNPFAAADALLAEIDTPNIFVDFHAEATSEKKCMGYYLAGRVTAVCGTHTHVQTADEEILEGHTGYITDAGMTGPARSVLGVDVQRATDKQRLHCPVQFIEATGEAMLNGVSITFDPSTGKCTKIERIFMRESTNVR from the coding sequence ATGCAGATTTTATTCATCGGGGACGTGGTGGGCAAAAGCGGCTGCCGGTACCTGGAGCGGACGCTGCCGGAGCTGCGGCGGCAGTATGGGGCGGACGTGACCATCGTCAACGGGGAGAATTCCGCCCCGGGCAATGGCATCACCACCGCCTCCGCCCAGCAGATTTTCCAGTGCGGAGCGGATCTCATCACCACCGGGAACCACGCCTTTCAGCGCCGGGACAGCCTTGCCATCTTTGAGCGCCGGGATGTGCTCCGACCGGCAAATTACCCGGAGGGCTGCCCGGGGCACGGGGTGGAGATCCTGGATCTGGGACGGTGCCGGGTGGCGGTGTTGAATCTGATGGGCACCGTGTTCCTGGAGGCGCTGGACAATCCCTTTGCGGCGGCGGACGCTTTGCTGGCGGAGATCGATACCCCGAATATTTTCGTGGATTTCCACGCCGAAGCCACCTCCGAGAAAAAATGTATGGGCTATTACCTTGCCGGACGGGTCACGGCGGTGTGCGGCACCCATACCCATGTGCAGACGGCGGACGAGGAGATCCTGGAGGGGCACACCGGGTATATCACCGACGCAGGCATGACCGGGCCGGCACGATCTGTGCTGGGGGTGGACGTGCAGCGTGCCACCGACAAGCAGCGGCTCCACTGCCCGGTGCAGTTTATCGAAGCAACGGGAGAAGCCATGCTGAACGGGGTTTCGATCACATTCGACCCGTCTACTGGCAAATGTACCAAAATTGAACGGATCTTTATGAGAGAATCCACAAATGTGCGGTAA